The Pseudanabaena yagii GIHE-NHR1 genome segment GAAATCGTGAATGTTTTGCATGATGCCGTGGTGACAAAGCAAGACTTTGATACCACATATGAAATCTTGAATCGTTTAGCTAGTCACACAGTTGAGCATTTCCAGACCGAAGAAGCCTTAATGTTGTCCGTCAATTATCCTGACTATGAGCGACATAAACAGACCCATGATCATCTCGTCAATAAGGTGTCTCATCTACTAAAAAAATTTCGCGATCGCGATACTGCTATTACCACCGATATTACCCAATTCCTCACTGAATGGCTATCTCACCACATCAAGGGTGAAGACCAGAAGATGATTCGCTTCTTTCAAAATAAATAGCTTCTCCATCTCCTCTTACAAAGGAGAGATTATCTTCTTCCCCCTTTGCAAGGGGGATTGAGGGGGATCAAAAATCTCTAATTTTATAAAAAATTCTACAACTAATTACTACTATGGTTTCCATTCAATCTAGACCCGAACCCGAACTCCTGCGTGATGGCATCAAAGTTCCTGTCAAAGAAACTCTATTAACACCAAGGTTCTACACCACCGACTATGATGCGGTTGCCCAGATGGATACCTCTTCGCAACAGGCGGAACTTGAAGCTGTGGTCGAAGAACTGCGTACTGATTACAATCGCAATCACTTCAAGCGCGACAAGGAGTTTGAACAGTCTTGGGAGCATATTGATGAGGAAACCCGCGCCGCCTTCATTGACTTTCTAGAGCGTTCTTGCACTTCTGAATTTTCAGGCTTTCTACTGTTTAAGGAATTATCGCGTCAGCTCAAAGATCGCAATCCTCTCCTATCCGAAGCCTTTAACCTAATGGCTAGGGATGAAGCCCGTCATGCAGGATTTTTGAATAAAGCGATGAAAGATTTTCATTTATCGCTGGATTTGGTCAATATGACGAAAAAACGCAGCTATACCTTCTTCAAGCCAGAATGGGTAATTTACTCAGTGTATCTCTCTGAGAAAATTGGTTACTGGCGCTATATTCTCGTGCATTATCATATGCAAAATCATCCTGAAAACCGCTTCTATCCCCTCTTCAAATACTTTGAAAGCTGGTGTCAAGATGAAAATCGTCATGGCGATTTCTTCAAGGTACTATTGCGATCGCAACCCGATCTATGGGGAACATGGCAAGCCAAACTCTGGGCGCGTTTCTTCCTATTAACCGTATTTGCCACCCACACAATCACCGTATTTGAACGGGCTGATTTCTATAAATCCATTGGTTTAGATGCTCGCCAATACAATAAGGACGTGGTGATCAATACTAACAAAACCTCGATCAGTGCCTTCCCTGCGGTATTAGATACCAGTCATCCCGAATTTTTCCCTAGATTAGAGAAATGTGCTGACTACAATTTCCAACTGATGGCAATTAATGATAGCGATCGCCCCCAATTTGTGAAGACTTTACAAAAATGGCCCCTATTCCTCGCGATTTTCTGGCAATTGTTGCTGGTCTATTTACTCAAGCCCATTGATGCTGAAGCTCAACGCGGCACAGTTTATTAAAAATAAGGGCGGCGCTTCGTGCCGCCCTTATTTTTGTCTTGTCACTAAGCAAGATTTCATGTAAGAATTCATGGGATATTTTGTGCTTGTGACAAGGGATCAGGAATTATGCGTTTAGGACAATTGCTCGCGTTAGCAGGGTATCAAAATTCTCAGCCTGAACTAGATGGGCTAGAAGTAAAGCGTGTAATTACCGATTCGCGGGCTTGCCAAGATGGGGACTTGTTTATCGGTATGACTGGGACACAGGTGGATGGGGGCAAGTTTGCGCCACAGGCGATCGCACAGGGCGCGATCGCAGCCATTGTTTCCCATGAGGCTCATGCAAATTTGGCAGTTAAGGACAAAGCGCTCGCCGTTGATGATGTGGTTGTCGCTTGTAGCAAATTGGCGACAGCATTTTATGACTATCCTGCTCAAAAGCTAAAACTGGTAGGCGTGACGGGGACAAATGGCAAAACGACGACGACCCACCTGATCGAATTTTTATTGCAAACCCAATATGCTGCGGCCCTATTTGGCACACTCTATACCCGTTGGGCGGGGTATTCCCAGACTGCCAGCCATACCACACCCTTTGCAGTAGACTTGCAGGCGCAACTGTCCCAAGCGATCGCCGCAGGTTGTGATGTGGGCTTGATGGAGGTTAGCTCCCATGCTCTAGATCAGAGACGCGTGTTAGGTTGCCCCTTTGAGGTTGCCGTATTTACCAATTTGACCCAAGACCATTTGGACTACCACAAAGATCTAGAGGCTTATTTTCAGGCAAAGTCTCTCCTGTTTAGCGACACCTATTTACAAGGTCGCGCCATTATTAATCTCGATGATCCCTTTGGGCAGAGATTAGTGCAATCTCTCACGGACAAACCAGTTTGGACTTATAGCATTAGCAACTCTCAAGCCGATTTTTATACAGAGGATTTGACCTATCTGCCCAATGGCGCGACAGGAACCCTGCATACACCACAGGGGGCAATTACTTTCAAATCGCCACTAGTGGGGCGATTTAACGTTGAGAATATCTTGGCAGCGATCGCTACGGCTTTGCATATGGGCATGAGCTTGACGGAAGTGATCAGCCGCTTACCAGAATTTAAGAGTGTCCCAGGTCGCGTGGAACGGGTACAGGTCAGTGATGAACAAGATATAACTGTGGTGGTGGACTATGCCCATACTCCTGACAGTCTCGAAAACCTGCTCAAGGCGATGCGTCCCTTTACGCAGCGTGAATTAGTCTGTGTATTTGGTTGTGGTGGCGATCGCGATCGCACCAAGCGTCCATTAATGGGTGGGCTCGCCGCCCGACTCGCTGATCGCGTTTATGTCACTTCCGACAATCCTCGTACTGAAGATCCCCAGAGAATTCTTGATGATGTTGTGGTTGGCGTAAAGGCTGACATTGGTGATAAACCTCTGACCATCGAAGGAGATCGCCATAAATGTATCCAACTGGCGATCGCTGAAGCCCAAGCAGGCGATACGATTCTGATCGCAGGCAAAGGACATGAAGACTATCAAATTATTGGGCGCGAAAAAATCCATTTTGACGATCGCGAAGAAGCACAATTAGCTTTGAGCAACCGTCGATTAGCCATTCGCTAAGTCATTGGCAATGAACTCTAAAGCTTTGCTGAGTAAAGCAAAGACTACCTAAATATGTGATAAATCCTCAGCAAAAACACGTAAGGAGGATCGGTTATGATGCAAAAGGAAGTATATTCAGAACCAAGTTAGGTTTATCACTGCTAGATAGGAAGAAGTAGCTACATGGGTTCGCAATCTGCCCCTAAACCTAAGTTGCTAGTTATCGATGATGAACCCGATAACTTAGATTTGCTATTTCGGACTTTTTATCGCGAGTATCAGGTTTTACGGGCTAATAGTGGCTTGGAAGCCTTGGAATTGCTTGATCGAGAAGGGGAAGTTGCGGTAATTATCTCCGATCAGAGAATGCCGATCATGAGTGGAACGGAATTTTTGAGCCAAATGGCGGTCAAATATCCAGACACCATGCGAATCATCCTCACGGGCTATACCGATGTTGAGGATTTGGTCGAAGCGATTAATACCTGCAAAGTATTCAAATATGTCACTAAGCCTTGGGATGAAACTGAACTGCGAAATGTTGTCAGTCAGGCGATCGACACCCACAATGTTTTGCGAAATCGTACCGCCGAACTGCGCCGTACCCTACGTCAGCAATCGCTGATTAATGCGATCGCTTCATCCGTAGATAATGATGTTTCCTATCGTGAAAGTATTGCCGCGATCGCTGAGTTTATTGCTCGTCATTTTGAAGTCTCAGTCAGCCTGCTGCGGCTATTTGAGAATGGACAACTGTTAGACGATTACTTTGCCTATTGCCATGAACCAGTTGATAATTTGCCACAGATCGCCGCAGCATTACCTCTCCAATCTCGTATTGTGGCGATTAGCGATATTGAAGCCGATATGCGGATTCCTGAAACTGACAAAAAGCTCTATGCCCAAGCAAGTATCAAATCTGTTCTTTTTATTCCTCTCGAAGTTCAGAAAGAATGCTTAGCAATGCTGGCTCTATATCATTGTGGAACACCACATGAATGGAGCAAAGATGAATTAGATTTGATTGAAATAGCTAGCGATCAGGCGGCGATCGTCAGTTCTCGTGCCAGAGCCTATGATCGCATTCAGGAACTTGCTAAGAGAGAAGCACTTCTCAATACAATTACTAGTACAATTCGCTCCAGTCTCGATCCTAAAAAGATTTTTGCTTCAATTACTCAACAGTTAGGACAGGCTCTCAATACCGAAAGTTGCGCCCTTTCTTTATGGACTGAAGAAGATCATTATTTGCGCTGTGTCGGCTTACATTTGCTCGATCCTGATGAGGTAATCAGTAATCCCAATGGGCTTGATGAATCGCCTTTACCGCAGTCCATTGTGAATATTTCCGTCAATCCCGTATTTCTGGCATTGATTGAAACTAAGCAACCCGTAGCGATTACCGATCTGTATGAGAATCCTGAATGGAACTTGATTGATTTACCCTTGCGTTCCATTGCCCGATCGCTATTAATCGTTCCTTTGCTCTCCGATGGTAAGATTATCGGCAGCATTTCCATGCGTCAAAACAAAGAGCCGCGCCAATGGCAGCCTGAGGAAATCTCTCTAGTCCAAGCCGTAGCCGCACAGGCGGCGATCGCTGTCCAACAGGCAAATCTCTTTCAAAAAACCCGCCAACAAGCCCAGCAACTGCTGGAACTCGATCGCCAAAAAACCGAGTTCTTTCAAAACCTATCCCATGAATTTCGCACTCCGCTTACCTTAACCATTGGTCCCCTCGAAGCGGCGATCGAGCAATCTAATTCATTGCCCTACGATCAATCTGTAATCGCTCTGCGTAACTGTCGGCGATTGCTACGATTAGTCAATCAATTGCTGGATATCCAACGCCTTGATGCTGGCAAAATGCAAGCCTGTTTCCGTCCTTGCAATCTTGTCGAATTTACCAGTCAAACTATTGATTCCTTCCGTCCCTATTGCGAGCGCAAAAATATTCATCTCTTTAGCGAATTTAGCGAATGTCCTGACATTTATCTCGATCTAGAGAAGTTTGATAAGGTTCTCTACAATCTCCTATCTAATGCCATGAAATTTACGCCCAGTAATGGCAGCATTACCGTCAGTATTGATACGGATCAGACTCAGAAAAAATGTATTTTGAAGGTGCGGGATACAGGGATTGGCATTCGTCAAGATCAAATTCCCTTTCTCTTTGATCGTTTTCGCCAAGCAGAAGGTTCTGTCAATCGCAGCTATGAAGGCAGTGGCTTAGGTCTAGCCTTAGTTAAGGAGTTGGTCAATTTGCATGGTGGCGAAATCTCGGTCACATCCGACTATGGCTATGGAACAACCTTTGCGATCTCGCTCCCTATGGGTAAGAGACATTTACCCCATGAGCAAGTTACAAACTTGCCTGCGGACTTACAAATATCGAGGGCATCGGTAGAGCTTGCCGATATTGAGGCCGATCTGGTGTCCGAAGAAGATACGCTCCCTTCGATGGCGAATGTGTCGAATAGCAATGAGAATCCAGTCGAGGCAGGGCTACAAGTAGGAACCATTTTAATTGTTGATGATAATCGCGATCTGCGTGGCTATTTACGCCGAGTTCTCAATCAAGCAGGATATAACGTTGTGTCCGCTCACAATGGCGCTCATGGCTATGCTCAAGCCCAAATTCATCTCCCTAATTTAATAGTCACCGATTTGATGATGCCTCAAGTTTCAGGACTGGATCTAATTGCGATGGTTCGTCAAGATGAGCAGTTATCAGGGACTCCGATCATTTTGCTTACGGCAAAGGCAAATGAGGAGACCCGCATCGAAGGTACGGAAATGGGGGCAGATGGCTATTTAGCTAAGCCTTTTAACGATCGCGAATTGTTAGCGGAAGTACGCAATCTGATCGCACTCAAGGCAAATGAACGCCGCATTGCCCAACTCAATCTCTATTTAACAGAATCCGTTCTCAAGCGGTTTTTACCCCCTAGTCTCGTTTCCAAAGCCGCGACAGGTGAACTCAGCCTCGACCTCCGTCCCGAGCCGAAGATGATCACAGTTCTATTTACGGATATTGTCGGCTTTACTTCCCTTGCCAATACTTTGCGATCACGTCGCGTTGCGGAACTGCTCAATCAATACCTCGGCGCGATGACTGAGGCGATTTTTGCCAATGGCGGTACGGTGGATAAATTTATGGGTGACGGCATCATGGCATTGTTTGGTGCGCCTGAAGATTGCAGCCCCAATGAGCAAGTGCGCCGCGCTGTTCAGACCGCTAAACATATGCAGCGATCGCTCGCCCAACTCAATGAACAATGGGCAGCCCAAGGCATTCCCACTGTTAGGTTTCGCTGTGGTATCCATCAAGGTACTGCCGTTGTGGGGATGTTTGGCAGTGCCGAGCGATCGGACTACACTGCGATCGGTCCAACAGTCAATATTGCGGCGCGGATTCAGTCAGCGGCGGAACCCGATTGTATTCTCGTATCGGCAGCCGTGGCGGACTACCTAGATGATGAGGAATTGCGTAAGCGCGAACCGCTCAAACTCAAGGGTGTGGATGAGACTGTATTAACATTTTTTGTAGATAGCTAAGATTTTTGAAAGCACTACAACGCAGTGCTTTCAAAACTTACCCGTTGTTGCCTCCTAGCGTGAGAAAACTGTAATTAGCAATACCTTTGTCTAATAGGCGATCGCCTTAAATAAAATAGACACAGGCTATACGATACTCAAAATACAACAGTAATTCATGGGAATAATCACTCACCGTGCTGCTTCGATAGTTTCTATGAAGCACTTATGGGTTGCAGCGCTAGTGGGAATGTTTGCTGGTGCTTGTAACAACACTCCATCAACTCCTACATCAGCCACCACTGCGGCAACTACTGCAACCACTACGGCAACTACTACGGCTTCAGATGCAAAAGAATTTAAAGCAGCAATGATTTTAGTTGGGCCGAAAAATGATTCTGGTTGGAACCAAGGTCATTACGAAGCCTCGAAATATGTCATGGACAAGGTATCTGACGTTAAGTTTGACTATGTTGATAAAGTCAATCCAGGCGATCGCCCCAACGTCAAAGCTTCTCAAGTAGCTGACGATCTGATCAGTAAAGGTGCAAAGCTGATCGTTTTCAATTCTGATGACTTTAAAGATGATGCTCTTGAAACCGCGAAAAAGCATCCTAATGTTTCCGTAATTCATTCAAGCGGTGACTATGCTTGGAAGGATGGCAAAAATTTTAAAAACCAGAAGAATCTAGGCAACGTCATGCCACAGATGGAGTATGGCAGAATGATTTCTGGATGTGCCGCAGCGCTGCATTCTGAAACAGGTAAAATCGGTTTTTTGGGACCTTTAATTAATGACGAAACCCGCAGACTCGTATCAGCAAGTTATTTAGGCGCTCAATATTGTTGGCAAAATTACCGCAAAAAGAATCCTGAAGATTTGAAGTTTAAGGTGGTATGGATTGGTTTCTGGTTCAATATTCCAGGACAGACGCTTGATCCAACCAAAGTTTCTGATGACTTTTATAACAGTGGCTTTGATGTGGTGATGAGTGGTATCGACACACCTGAAGTTGCTGTACAGGGCAAGAAAGCAGCCGAAGCAGGTAAGAAGGTCAAATATTTACACTATGGACTTAAAACTGGTTGTAATGTGGCTCCAGAGATTTGCATTGGCGTTCCCTATTACAATTGGGGACCTGCATATCTCGATCAAATCAAGAAGGCTAAAGAGAATAAATTTACAGGAGAATTCATTTCTGGTGCGCCAAACTGGAAAGATTTGAATAATGCTGACAGTTCCGCAGTCGGCTTTGAGAAGGGTAAAGCTTTGACTCCAGAAAACGATAAGTTCTTAGCAGAATTTATTACTGGTTTAGGCGATGGCAAGATTAGCCTTTTTAAAGGTCCTCTCAACTATCAAGATGGCACTCCTTTTCTGAAGCAAGGTGAAACTGCAACCCCACAGCAGATTTGGTACTTTACCAGCTTGCTACAAGGCATTGAAGGCGCTAGTAAATAAGGATGTCAAGGTCGCGCCCAGCGCGACCTTTGACGTTATGGTACAAACATGAAAGTTGAATTACGCCATATTTATAAGTCTTTTGGAAATGTCAAGGCAAATCATGATATTTCCATGACAGTTGAGGCAGGAACTGTATATGGCATCTTGGGTGAAAATGGGGCAGGAAAAAGCACTTTATCCAAAGTTCTGAGTGGTTTTATTACTAAGGACTCGGGCAAGATCCTATTGGATGAAACGGAAGTGGAGATTAAAACTCCTGCGGATGCTATCCGTTCAGGGATTGGGATGCTGCATCAAGATCCTCTAGACTTCCCTTCTCTGTCGGTACTTGATAATTTTATGGCAGGGAGAAGCGCTTTAGGTCATCAGAGAGCCAAAACTAGTAATCGTGCTGATTTAATTAGAGAACTGCGACAGCTTTCGGCAACTTTTGGCTTTGACTTACCTCCTAATGAAATCCTCAGTAATCTCACTGTCGGAGAACGTCAACAGTTAGAAATATTGCGGTTATTGTCCCTTGGGGTCAAGACTCTCATCCTTGATGAGCCAACTACAGGTATTTCGGCTTCGCAAAAAACAGCTCTATTTGCGGCAGTTAAGCAATTGGCGGCGGATGGGAAATCAATCATTTTTGTATCTCACAAATTAGAAGATGTAGAGGAACTATGCGATCACCTCATGGTGATGCGTCAGGGTAAAGTAATTGGCGAAGCGGAAGTTAAAGGGCGTGACTCCCATGAGTTAGCTGCATCCTTAGTAGATATGATGTTTGGGCGGGAGCTTGCCATACCTGCTAAGCATGGGATTAACATCCAACAAACGGAACCTGCTCTTGTCATTCAGGATTTGCTAATTGAAGGCGATCGCTTAAGTTTGCAGATTGATCAATTAACGGTTAATGCAGGTGAGGTAATTGGGCTAGCGGGCTTGGAAGGTAATGGACAACAGTTGCTGTTGCTGGCTTGTGCGGGGTTACTCAAGCCCAGCGCTGGCAAGATCCGCATTAGTGATGTGGATATGACCAATCGCGCCTATCGTAATTTCTTGAAGGCGGGAATTGGCTATTTGCCAGCCGATCGCCTACAGGATGGTTTAATTCGCGGACTGTCAATCCATGAACATTTCATGTTGCGTCAATCCCATTCAGGCTTTTTGATTAATTGGCGGGATACGCGCAAATTTGCTCATCAAGCCATCGAGAATTTTAATATTCGAGGAAAACCTTCTACTAAAGTTGAGCGGTTATCGGGTGGCAATCAGCAACGCACCCAAATATCACTTTTGCCAGATCACTTAAATCTATTATTAATGGAACAACCAACCAGAGGTTTAGATATCGAATCGAGCCTATGGATTTGGAAGCAGATGATGGCTCGGTGCGAAAAAGGAATGATGATTTTATTCATATCTTCCGATCTCGATGAGATTTTGCAATATAGCGATCGCATTCTTGTATTTTGTGGCGGCAAGGTCTCACAGCCTATTGATGCGAAAACTCTAACAGTTGATAAACTAGGTCATGCGATCGGAGGAAGGTTTGCATAGTCCCTTACAAAATTTCTTACAAAATTTCCAATTTCTCCAAAAACTACCCAGAGCCACCTACTTTCGGATTGGTTCTTTCATTGTGGCGCTATTGTTTATTGGGGCGGTGATCTTGCTTTCCAGTGGCTCACCACCTCAAGTAGCGATGGGTATGTGGAATGGGGCTTTTGGCAGTAGCGATCGCTTTGCTAGGGTCATTTCTACCCTTTGCCCTCTATTGCTTGCTTCCTGCGGATTAATTTTTACCTTTACCGCAGGCTTGTATAACCTAGGGATTGAAGGTCAAATTACCGCAGGTGCGATCGCCTCGACCTTCTTGCTCAGAATGATTCCCGAAGGATTCCCTCCTGCGATCACCATCACCCTTGCGATCATCGCTGGAATTGTAGGCGGCGGATTATGGGGCTTACTCACAGGATTTCTCAACATCTTTGGCAAGGTCAGCGAGATTTTTGCTGGTTTAGGCATGAACTTTACGGCTCAAGGACTGGCGCTATATCTTGTCTTTGGTCCTTGGAAGCGATCAGGCGTTGCCTCCATGAGTGGTACGGAGCCTTTTAGTGATGCGTTATCGCTGCCGACTGTTGGTAATACTGAGTTTAGCCCGATCGCTTTAGCGATCGCCATCGTCGCATTGATTGTGACGGCGATCGCGATTCGAGCCACTTACTATGGTCTAAAGCTCAAAGCGGTGGGCAATAATCTTCGCGCTGCCTATGTGTTAGGGATTCCTGCGATCTCGCAAATGTTGAGCAGTTTTCTCATCTGTGGCGCATTAGCTGGTATCGCGGGATCATTGCAAGTAGTCGCCGTATTCCATCGGCTCATTCCCAATGTTTCTAGCAATTTAGGATTTTTGGCACTGCTGGTAGTGATGCTGATTAATTACAATCCCTTCTGGGTCTTACCAATCGCCTTTTTGTTCAGCTCCCTCAATGTTGGTAGTTTAGAACTACCTCTATCACTAAGTTTAGATTCTTCTCTTTCTGGGATTATTCAAGGCGCATTGCTACTGTTCGCGATTCTTGGCGAAGGTTTAGCGAAATTATCCAAGGAAACAGGATCTTCCCAGACCAATTAATGTAGACATAAATTCATGGACATCATCACAATTCTTGCCACAGCGATCGCTACTTCCACACCTCTGATTTTTGCCAGCATTGGCGAAACTATCACCGAGCGGGCTGGCGTAATTAACCTATCTGCGGAAGGGACGATATTGATGTCAGCGATGACAGGCTTTGCGGTGGCAAAGTTTTCTAATAACTTGCTCTTGGGCTTTGGAGCGGCGGCTCTCGTTGGTGCAGCGATCGCTTTAGTTGTGGCAGTTGGCGCAATTACTCTCAAGCAATCTCAAGTATCCATTGGCTTTGTATTAGCGTTGATGTGTAGTGATTTATCTTCTTTTTTAGGTAATCCCGTTGTCAGGGTTGAAGGTATTACGGTTCCGAGTTTTAAAATCCCTATTTTAGAGAACATT includes the following:
- a CDS encoding ABC transporter ATP-binding protein, which codes for MKVELRHIYKSFGNVKANHDISMTVEAGTVYGILGENGAGKSTLSKVLSGFITKDSGKILLDETEVEIKTPADAIRSGIGMLHQDPLDFPSLSVLDNFMAGRSALGHQRAKTSNRADLIRELRQLSATFGFDLPPNEILSNLTVGERQQLEILRLLSLGVKTLILDEPTTGISASQKTALFAAVKQLAADGKSIIFVSHKLEDVEELCDHLMVMRQGKVIGEAEVKGRDSHELAASLVDMMFGRELAIPAKHGINIQQTEPALVIQDLLIEGDRLSLQIDQLTVNAGEVIGLAGLEGNGQQLLLLACAGLLKPSAGKIRISDVDMTNRAYRNFLKAGIGYLPADRLQDGLIRGLSIHEHFMLRQSHSGFLINWRDTRKFAHQAIENFNIRGKPSTKVERLSGGNQQRTQISLLPDHLNLLLMEQPTRGLDIESSLWIWKQMMARCEKGMMILFISSDLDEILQYSDRILVFCGGKVSQPIDAKTLTVDKLGHAIGGRFA
- a CDS encoding ABC transporter permease, with the protein product MRSEEGLHSPLQNFLQNFQFLQKLPRATYFRIGSFIVALLFIGAVILLSSGSPPQVAMGMWNGAFGSSDRFARVISTLCPLLLASCGLIFTFTAGLYNLGIEGQITAGAIASTFLLRMIPEGFPPAITITLAIIAGIVGGGLWGLLTGFLNIFGKVSEIFAGLGMNFTAQGLALYLVFGPWKRSGVASMSGTEPFSDALSLPTVGNTEFSPIALAIAIVALIVTAIAIRATYYGLKLKAVGNNLRAAYVLGIPAISQMLSSFLICGALAGIAGSLQVVAVFHRLIPNVSSNLGFLALLVVMLINYNPFWVLPIAFLFSSLNVGSLELPLSLSLDSSLSGIIQGALLLFAILGEGLAKLSKETGSSQTN
- a CDS encoding response regulator; this translates as MGSQSAPKPKLLVIDDEPDNLDLLFRTFYREYQVLRANSGLEALELLDREGEVAVIISDQRMPIMSGTEFLSQMAVKYPDTMRIILTGYTDVEDLVEAINTCKVFKYVTKPWDETELRNVVSQAIDTHNVLRNRTAELRRTLRQQSLINAIASSVDNDVSYRESIAAIAEFIARHFEVSVSLLRLFENGQLLDDYFAYCHEPVDNLPQIAAALPLQSRIVAISDIEADMRIPETDKKLYAQASIKSVLFIPLEVQKECLAMLALYHCGTPHEWSKDELDLIEIASDQAAIVSSRARAYDRIQELAKREALLNTITSTIRSSLDPKKIFASITQQLGQALNTESCALSLWTEEDHYLRCVGLHLLDPDEVISNPNGLDESPLPQSIVNISVNPVFLALIETKQPVAITDLYENPEWNLIDLPLRSIARSLLIVPLLSDGKIIGSISMRQNKEPRQWQPEEISLVQAVAAQAAIAVQQANLFQKTRQQAQQLLELDRQKTEFFQNLSHEFRTPLTLTIGPLEAAIEQSNSLPYDQSVIALRNCRRLLRLVNQLLDIQRLDAGKMQACFRPCNLVEFTSQTIDSFRPYCERKNIHLFSEFSECPDIYLDLEKFDKVLYNLLSNAMKFTPSNGSITVSIDTDQTQKKCILKVRDTGIGIRQDQIPFLFDRFRQAEGSVNRSYEGSGLGLALVKELVNLHGGEISVTSDYGYGTTFAISLPMGKRHLPHEQVTNLPADLQISRASVELADIEADLVSEEDTLPSMANVSNSNENPVEAGLQVGTILIVDDNRDLRGYLRRVLNQAGYNVVSAHNGAHGYAQAQIHLPNLIVTDLMMPQVSGLDLIAMVRQDEQLSGTPIILLTAKANEETRIEGTEMGADGYLAKPFNDRELLAEVRNLIALKANERRIAQLNLYLTESVLKRFLPPSLVSKAATGELSLDLRPEPKMITVLFTDIVGFTSLANTLRSRRVAELLNQYLGAMTEAIFANGGTVDKFMGDGIMALFGAPEDCSPNEQVRRAVQTAKHMQRSLAQLNEQWAAQGIPTVRFRCGIHQGTAVVGMFGSAERSDYTAIGPTVNIAARIQSAAEPDCILVSAAVADYLDDEELRKREPLKLKGVDETVLTFFVDS
- the acsF gene encoding magnesium-protoporphyrin IX monomethyl ester (oxidative) cyclase — translated: MVSIQSRPEPELLRDGIKVPVKETLLTPRFYTTDYDAVAQMDTSSQQAELEAVVEELRTDYNRNHFKRDKEFEQSWEHIDEETRAAFIDFLERSCTSEFSGFLLFKELSRQLKDRNPLLSEAFNLMARDEARHAGFLNKAMKDFHLSLDLVNMTKKRSYTFFKPEWVIYSVYLSEKIGYWRYILVHYHMQNHPENRFYPLFKYFESWCQDENRHGDFFKVLLRSQPDLWGTWQAKLWARFFLLTVFATHTITVFERADFYKSIGLDARQYNKDVVINTNKTSISAFPAVLDTSHPEFFPRLEKCADYNFQLMAINDSDRPQFVKTLQKWPLFLAIFWQLLLVYLLKPIDAEAQRGTVY
- a CDS encoding UDP-N-acetylmuramoyl-L-alanyl-D-glutamate--2,6-diaminopimelate ligase, with protein sequence MRLGQLLALAGYQNSQPELDGLEVKRVITDSRACQDGDLFIGMTGTQVDGGKFAPQAIAQGAIAAIVSHEAHANLAVKDKALAVDDVVVACSKLATAFYDYPAQKLKLVGVTGTNGKTTTTHLIEFLLQTQYAAALFGTLYTRWAGYSQTASHTTPFAVDLQAQLSQAIAAGCDVGLMEVSSHALDQRRVLGCPFEVAVFTNLTQDHLDYHKDLEAYFQAKSLLFSDTYLQGRAIINLDDPFGQRLVQSLTDKPVWTYSISNSQADFYTEDLTYLPNGATGTLHTPQGAITFKSPLVGRFNVENILAAIATALHMGMSLTEVISRLPEFKSVPGRVERVQVSDEQDITVVVDYAHTPDSLENLLKAMRPFTQRELVCVFGCGGDRDRTKRPLMGGLAARLADRVYVTSDNPRTEDPQRILDDVVVGVKADIGDKPLTIEGDRHKCIQLAIAEAQAGDTILIAGKGHEDYQIIGREKIHFDDREEAQLALSNRRLAIR
- a CDS encoding bacteriohemerythrin yields the protein MTLTLTKPIAYWHSDYETGNLQVDQEHQELFEIVNVLHDAVVTKQDFDTTYEILNRLASHTVEHFQTEEALMLSVNYPDYERHKQTHDHLVNKVSHLLKKFRDRDTAITTDITQFLTEWLSHHIKGEDQKMIRFFQNK
- a CDS encoding BMP family lipoprotein → MGIITHRAASIVSMKHLWVAALVGMFAGACNNTPSTPTSATTAATTATTTATTTASDAKEFKAAMILVGPKNDSGWNQGHYEASKYVMDKVSDVKFDYVDKVNPGDRPNVKASQVADDLISKGAKLIVFNSDDFKDDALETAKKHPNVSVIHSSGDYAWKDGKNFKNQKNLGNVMPQMEYGRMISGCAAALHSETGKIGFLGPLINDETRRLVSASYLGAQYCWQNYRKKNPEDLKFKVVWIGFWFNIPGQTLDPTKVSDDFYNSGFDVVMSGIDTPEVAVQGKKAAEAGKKVKYLHYGLKTGCNVAPEICIGVPYYNWGPAYLDQIKKAKENKFTGEFISGAPNWKDLNNADSSAVGFEKGKALTPENDKFLAEFITGLGDGKISLFKGPLNYQDGTPFLKQGETATPQQIWYFTSLLQGIEGASK